The following coding sequences lie in one Methylotuvimicrobium alcaliphilum 20Z genomic window:
- a CDS encoding EscU/YscU/HrcU family type III secretion system export apparatus switch protein, producing the protein MAKTYYNADIAVALKYDGKHAPKVTAKGEGLTAEQIMAIADQHGIPLQAEPELARILAQVPLGEEIPRELYIAVAQVIAFAYFLSGKTPENFTNHDD; encoded by the coding sequence ATGGCGAAGACCTATTACAATGCCGATATTGCCGTCGCGCTCAAATACGACGGCAAGCATGCGCCGAAAGTCACCGCAAAAGGCGAAGGTCTAACCGCCGAACAGATAATGGCCATTGCCGACCAACACGGCATTCCGCTGCAAGCCGAACCCGAGTTGGCCCGAATTCTGGCTCAGGTACCGCTAGGCGAGGAAATCCCCCGAGAACTCTATATCGCGGTCGCGCAAGTGATCGCGTTCGCTTACTTTCTGAGCGGCAAAACTCCTGAAAATTTCACGAACCATGACGATTAA
- the asd gene encoding archaetidylserine decarboxylase (Phosphatidylserine decarboxylase is synthesized as a single chain precursor. Generation of the pyruvoyl active site from a Ser is coupled to cleavage of a Gly-Ser bond between the larger (beta) and smaller (alpha chains). It is an integral membrane protein.), which yields MTIKETLTTLPQYVLPHHTLSQLMSKLTHCENKRWKNLFIKQIIRHYGVDMSEALEPNIDAYASFNEFFTRQLKPEARPIANEPGAIVSPADGVVSQAGKIMDGDIFQAKGKSFTATQLLGGDGERAEAFKDGSFATIYLSPRDYHRLHMPLTGTLKEMIHIPGRLFSVNAATTNSVPGLFARNERVAAIFDTEAGPMALVLVGAIFVSSVETVWHGVVTPPTIEKVRTWHYETDAPHLNIGEEMGRFNMGSTIIVLFGKNKADWQSDFTADNPVKLGQLIGKTLG from the coding sequence ATGACGATTAAAGAAACCCTAACCACCCTGCCCCAATATGTTTTGCCTCATCATACGCTCTCGCAGTTGATGAGCAAACTGACCCATTGCGAAAACAAGCGTTGGAAAAACCTGTTCATCAAGCAAATCATACGGCACTACGGCGTCGACATGAGCGAGGCGCTCGAGCCGAATATCGACGCCTATGCCAGCTTCAACGAGTTTTTTACGCGCCAATTAAAACCCGAAGCCAGACCGATTGCTAACGAACCCGGCGCGATCGTTTCGCCGGCCGACGGCGTCGTCAGCCAGGCAGGCAAAATCATGGACGGCGATATTTTCCAGGCCAAAGGTAAAAGCTTTACCGCAACGCAGCTACTCGGCGGCGATGGCGAACGCGCCGAAGCATTCAAAGACGGTTCGTTCGCAACCATTTATTTGTCGCCTCGCGATTACCACCGTTTGCACATGCCGTTGACCGGAACCTTGAAAGAAATGATCCATATTCCAGGCCGTTTATTCAGCGTCAATGCCGCAACGACCAACAGCGTACCCGGGCTGTTCGCGCGCAACGAACGCGTCGCGGCAATCTTCGATACCGAAGCGGGCCCGATGGCTTTAGTATTGGTCGGCGCGATCTTCGTATCGAGTGTCGAAACGGTTTGGCACGGTGTGGTCACGCCGCCGACGATCGAAAAAGTCAGAACCTGGCATTACGAAACCGATGCTCCGCACTTGAATATCGGCGAAGAAATGGGGCGTTTCAACATGGGCTCGACGATCATCGTCTTGTTCGGCAAAAACAAAGCCGACTGGCAATCGGATTTCACGGCCGACAACCCGGTGAAATTAGGTCAATTGATCGGAAAGACCTTAGGGTAA
- a CDS encoding ABC transporter permease subunit: MITAIALREFKSLFLSPLAWSILAILQFILAYLFLTQVETFIILQPQLEGLDNAPGLTDVIAAPLYGNAAIIFMLVTPMLTMRLICEERRNKTLALLLSAPVSSTEIVIGKYLGILGLMLTVLLMITLMPLSLLAGGTLDFGKLLANILALLLLLAAFSSVGLFMSCLSGHPTVAAMGAFGLLMLLWIVDWSAGLRDDKSELFEYLSLLRHFQNLQSGLINTVDLIYFALFIATFLILSIRNLDNDRLQK, from the coding sequence ATGATTACAGCAATAGCCTTACGCGAATTCAAAAGCCTGTTTTTATCGCCGTTGGCCTGGTCCATACTAGCGATTTTACAATTTATCCTAGCCTATTTGTTTCTCACCCAAGTCGAAACCTTCATCATCCTCCAGCCTCAACTCGAAGGCTTGGATAATGCTCCCGGCTTGACCGATGTTATCGCCGCCCCGCTGTACGGCAATGCCGCGATTATCTTCATGTTGGTAACGCCGATGTTGACGATGCGCCTGATTTGCGAAGAACGGCGCAATAAAACCTTGGCCCTGTTGCTTTCGGCGCCGGTATCGAGCACCGAAATCGTCATCGGCAAATATCTGGGAATTTTAGGCTTAATGCTGACTGTGCTCTTGATGATCACGTTAATGCCCCTATCGCTGCTCGCCGGCGGCACGCTCGATTTCGGCAAACTGCTGGCGAATATACTGGCATTGCTGTTATTGCTGGCCGCCTTCAGCTCGGTCGGCCTATTCATGTCGTGTCTCTCGGGACATCCGACCGTTGCAGCGATGGGCGCATTCGGGCTGTTAATGCTCTTATGGATTGTGGACTGGTCGGCCGGGCTTCGCGACGATAAAAGCGAATTATTCGAATACCTATCCTTGCTGAGGCATTTTCAAAACCTGCAAAGCGGGTTGATCAACACCGTCGACCTAATCTATTTCGCGTTATTTATCGCGACTTTCCTGATCCTCAGCATTCGTAACCTCGATAACGACCGGCTGCAAAAATGA
- a CDS encoding DUF1702 family protein, with translation MVAFFGRCRHALFGISDAETRIELRGFKVGDDRVKARIERIGKSFVEGYHAALLDNDPLRLTEHLNSIDDNELRGFLFEGAAMGLVISDFLCPWRPSRFQAFLTGPAQHHAYMLHVGAGWALARLPVSPASLTSRMDCLLRWLVLDGYGFHEGYFHWPDSIGRQQRPSCLQGYEKRAFDQGLGRSLWFVMGADPERIVSALQDFPTDRQGDLWSGVGLAGAYAGGVEPDVLERLKVLAGDFLAHLAQGAAFAAKARQRAGNPADHTKLACRIFCNLSAEHAAQLTDDALRKVPADNALPAYEHWRQRIRRHFI, from the coding sequence ATGGTTGCATTTTTCGGACGCTGCCGACACGCTTTATTCGGCATTTCGGATGCCGAAACCCGAATCGAACTGCGCGGCTTCAAGGTCGGCGACGACCGGGTCAAGGCGCGAATCGAGCGCATCGGCAAGAGTTTTGTCGAAGGTTATCATGCCGCCTTGCTCGATAACGATCCGTTGCGCCTTACCGAGCATTTGAACTCAATCGACGACAACGAATTGCGCGGTTTCCTCTTCGAAGGTGCCGCGATGGGCTTGGTGATATCGGATTTCCTTTGCCCGTGGCGACCGAGCCGTTTTCAAGCATTTTTGACAGGCCCGGCGCAGCATCACGCCTATATGTTGCATGTCGGCGCCGGTTGGGCTTTGGCCCGCTTGCCGGTGTCGCCGGCAAGCCTGACCTCGCGCATGGACTGCCTACTCCGTTGGCTGGTCCTTGACGGTTACGGCTTCCACGAAGGCTATTTTCATTGGCCGGACAGTATCGGCCGTCAACAGCGTCCTTCATGCCTACAAGGCTATGAAAAGAGGGCTTTCGACCAAGGTTTAGGACGCAGTCTGTGGTTCGTCATGGGAGCCGATCCCGAGCGTATCGTATCGGCGCTGCAAGACTTTCCGACGGATAGGCAGGGCGACTTGTGGAGCGGCGTCGGCTTGGCCGGCGCTTATGCCGGCGGTGTCGAACCGGACGTTTTAGAGCGTCTGAAAGTTTTGGCCGGCGACTTTCTTGCGCATCTCGCTCAAGGCGCTGCATTTGCAGCCAAAGCCCGGCAACGGGCCGGCAATCCGGCCGATCATACCAAGCTGGCCTGCCGCATCTTTTGCAATTTAAGCGCCGAACATGCCGCGCAATTAACGGACGATGCCTTGCGGAAAGTGCCTGCCGATAACGCGCTGCCGGCTTACGAACATTGGCGGCAACGGATACGGCGACACTTTATTTAA
- a CDS encoding helix-turn-helix domain-containing protein produces MKRQDLSHNRLVLIETLNKYLNKSRSARFQYRLQILILATAGLSYERIAQCFDISIRSVQRWVRFYRIFGLEGLKDDKKTGRLTVLKQDEKLKVKLDLSHSPIELGYRDQNWSGGLLKSHLHENYGVNLSLRQCQRILKDYRDDLNSKEPAP; encoded by the coding sequence ATGAAACGACAAGATCTAAGCCATAATCGTCTGGTGCTTATCGAGACGTTAAATAAATATTTAAATAAATCGCGATCCGCGCGTTTTCAATATCGATTACAGATCTTGATTTTAGCGACGGCGGGACTGAGTTACGAACGGATTGCCCAATGTTTCGACATCAGTATTCGAAGCGTTCAACGCTGGGTGCGTTTTTACCGAATATTCGGACTGGAAGGCCTTAAGGATGACAAGAAGACCGGTCGGCTTACCGTTTTGAAACAAGACGAGAAGCTCAAGGTGAAGCTCGATTTGTCCCATTCGCCGATCGAGTTAGGCTATCGGGATCAAAACTGGAGCGGCGGTTTATTGAAATCGCATTTACACGAAAACTATGGCGTTAATCTCAGTCTTAGGCAATGTCAGCGCATATTGAAGGATTATCGAGACGATTTAAACAGTAAGGAGCCTGCGCCATAG
- the mutM gene encoding bifunctional DNA-formamidopyrimidine glycosylase/DNA-(apurinic or apyrimidinic site) lyase: MPELPEVETTCRGIKPHIEGRTIQETVVRQSSLRWPVPDRLDRLLNGLRIERVDRRAKYLLLHTEKGVLIIHLGMSGSLRIVNREQEIKKHDHIDWIFSDTTILRFNDPRRFGAVLWTSEAITEHPLLKELGPEPLLTDFNGDYLYRLSKKRGLAVKSFIMDSHIVVGVGNIYANEALFMAGIKPTRAAGLISLARYRTLADCIRNVLSSAIEQGGTTLRDFVNETGKPGYFKQQLQVYGRAGAPCRTCLTPLTEIRIANRSSVFCKQCQK; the protein is encoded by the coding sequence ATGCCTGAATTACCTGAAGTCGAAACAACCTGCCGAGGCATCAAGCCTCATATCGAAGGCAGAACCATCCAAGAAACGGTGGTGCGCCAATCGAGCTTGCGCTGGCCGGTGCCGGACCGTTTAGATCGCCTATTGAACGGACTTCGCATCGAACGAGTCGACCGGCGGGCAAAATATTTATTGCTGCACACCGAAAAAGGCGTGCTGATCATTCATTTGGGTATGTCGGGGAGTCTACGCATCGTCAACCGCGAACAAGAAATCAAGAAACACGATCATATCGACTGGATATTTTCCGATACGACGATACTGCGTTTCAACGACCCGAGACGCTTCGGCGCGGTGCTGTGGACTTCCGAAGCGATTACCGAGCATCCTTTGTTGAAAGAACTCGGCCCCGAACCCCTGCTAACCGATTTTAACGGCGACTATCTTTACCGATTGTCTAAAAAGCGAGGCCTTGCGGTCAAATCGTTCATCATGGACAGCCATATCGTGGTCGGCGTCGGTAATATCTATGCCAACGAGGCCTTGTTCATGGCCGGCATCAAACCGACCCGCGCTGCCGGCCTCATATCGCTTGCCCGTTATCGAACACTCGCCGACTGTATCCGCAACGTTTTGAGCAGCGCCATTGAACAAGGCGGCACGACGCTGAGAGACTTCGTCAACGAAACCGGAAAACCGGGTTATTTTAAACAACAGTTACAAGTCTACGGAAGAGCCGGAGCCCCCTGCCGCACCTGCTTGACGCCGCTCACCGAAATCCGCATCGCCAACAGAAGCTCGGTTTTTTGCAAACAGTGTCAAAAATAA
- a CDS encoding GldG family protein → MKISRHIHRQLRIKNLFHTTLWLSILFGLAWLSTLRPIHFDISAGSRNTLSSVSQNVLNSLTDKIVVTAYIKKDPALRSQIKQLIDRFKLHKPDIELTFIDPDSTPEKTRKLEIGASGAIIVDYLGRTERINFLDESTLTNALQQLTGAHVRWISFLTGHGERSPEGQANFDLSRFGEELAQRNIKAQTLNWAEIPAIPDNSELLIIAGPRVDLLPGEVSILHDYLEQGGHLFWLADPDTLIPSGLSDYLGIDRLPGAIVDMSAGLYGINDPSFVIIPKYPGHPITQNLQTMTLFPAAAALQSREESSFDSEVLIKSSDKSWTDAEERKGPLSLAYALTRQIDETTEQRIIVIGDGDFLANAYLGNVGNLELGLRMINWLLRDDRYVAIPVKSAPDRHLQLTPLSVTLMGFGFLLIIPIVLLITGWLIWYRRRRR, encoded by the coding sequence ATGAAAATTTCGCGCCATATTCACCGGCAACTTCGCATTAAAAACCTGTTTCATACCACGCTTTGGCTTAGCATTCTTTTCGGTTTGGCATGGTTGAGCACGCTGCGCCCTATTCACTTTGACATCAGCGCCGGATCGCGCAATACCCTATCTTCGGTCAGTCAAAATGTCTTAAATTCGTTGACCGATAAAATCGTCGTGACGGCTTATATCAAAAAAGATCCGGCACTCAGATCCCAGATCAAGCAATTGATCGATCGCTTTAAGCTCCACAAGCCCGATATCGAATTGACTTTCATCGATCCCGACTCGACGCCGGAAAAAACGCGGAAACTGGAAATCGGCGCCTCGGGCGCTATCATTGTCGATTATCTAGGCCGCACCGAACGTATCAATTTTCTGGACGAGTCGACACTTACCAATGCCTTACAACAATTGACCGGCGCTCATGTCCGTTGGATCAGTTTTCTGACCGGCCACGGCGAAAGATCTCCCGAAGGGCAAGCTAATTTCGACCTGAGTCGCTTCGGCGAAGAGCTGGCGCAACGCAATATCAAAGCGCAAACGCTCAACTGGGCCGAAATACCGGCTATTCCGGATAATTCGGAATTATTGATCATCGCCGGCCCGCGCGTCGACTTATTACCTGGAGAAGTCAGCATTTTGCATGACTATCTCGAACAAGGCGGCCATTTATTTTGGTTGGCGGATCCCGACACCCTAATTCCAAGCGGCTTGTCTGATTACCTAGGCATCGACCGCTTGCCCGGCGCGATCGTCGATATGAGCGCCGGACTCTACGGCATAAATGACCCGAGTTTCGTGATAATCCCCAAATACCCGGGCCATCCGATCACGCAAAATCTACAGACGATGACGCTATTTCCCGCCGCGGCGGCGCTGCAAAGCCGCGAGGAAAGCTCATTCGACAGCGAGGTCTTAATAAAAAGCTCCGATAAATCATGGACCGACGCCGAAGAACGCAAAGGCCCGTTAAGTCTGGCTTACGCCTTAACCCGCCAAATCGATGAAACGACCGAACAACGCATCATCGTGATCGGCGACGGCGATTTTCTCGCCAATGCCTACCTTGGCAACGTCGGCAACCTTGAACTGGGCCTAAGAATGATCAATTGGCTACTCCGCGACGACCGCTATGTCGCAATTCCGGTCAAATCCGCTCCGGATCGGCATCTGCAGCTGACTCCACTATCGGTCACTTTGATGGGCTTCGGCTTTCTGTTGATTATTCCGATAGTATTGCTGATAACCGGCTGGTTGATTTGGTACCGGCGTAGACGCCGTTGA
- a CDS encoding PEP-CTERM sorting domain-containing protein, translating to MKLDFNFKKFGGVMFLLFNLSSYKTRRSFYHSYLSSTQVFRDLKYFALPFALVATLLSTDSNAAAIWQQPFDIKDSFNSIGIKELDIGGQRVIFEGTGPTQVIRDCVYLGEKSDCYQTPFEQNGLDTIMTEMVSLHLVGKTMGFHTEIRVGEGWSFFDDLIFTDLIGLDHSRGQIQDLAGLPDGNIDFPANSIFDIFFDVWIDFNNDGIVDVGEVVSNDVRDLSGDSILDSYALRMFAEIEDVPPPKWTQYICSGKVSALDPSIGTFDAVVEEACPPPLDLFFINPDRTEITSADLDLPSVFAIDAKHIVPEPTTFMLLSAGLALFGWQHRRKPLA from the coding sequence TTGAAACTTGACTTCAATTTTAAAAAATTTGGGGGAGTTATGTTCTTACTCTTTAATCTTTCGTCCTATAAAACAAGGCGGTCTTTTTATCACTCTTATCTATCAAGTACTCAAGTATTTCGCGACTTAAAATATTTCGCTCTACCATTTGCATTGGTTGCCACGTTGTTATCAACTGATTCCAATGCCGCAGCTATTTGGCAGCAACCATTCGATATTAAAGATAGCTTTAATTCTATAGGTATCAAAGAGCTTGATATCGGTGGTCAACGAGTAATTTTTGAGGGCACGGGCCCAACGCAGGTGATCCGCGATTGTGTTTATCTTGGCGAAAAATCAGATTGCTACCAAACACCGTTCGAACAAAATGGGCTTGATACCATCATGACTGAGATGGTAAGTCTTCATCTTGTCGGTAAAACAATGGGGTTTCATACTGAAATTCGGGTTGGGGAAGGCTGGTCTTTCTTTGATGATTTGATATTCACAGACCTTATCGGTCTCGATCATTCTCGCGGGCAAATCCAAGATTTGGCCGGTCTTCCAGATGGCAATATCGACTTTCCAGCAAATAGCATTTTCGATATCTTCTTTGACGTTTGGATCGATTTCAATAACGATGGCATTGTTGATGTAGGGGAGGTAGTGAGTAACGATGTTCGTGATTTATCCGGCGATAGCATACTAGATAGCTATGCTCTGAGAATGTTTGCTGAAATAGAAGATGTTCCGCCACCGAAGTGGACTCAATATATTTGCTCAGGAAAAGTAAGTGCATTGGATCCATCGATCGGAACTTTTGATGCAGTCGTCGAGGAAGCATGTCCTCCACCACTGGATCTATTTTTCATTAACCCTGACAGAACTGAAATAACATCTGCTGATCTTGATCTTCCCTCCGTATTTGCAATTGACGCCAAACACATTGTCCCTGAACCCACCACATTCATGCTACTGTCCGCAGGACTAGCATTGTTCGGCTGGCAACATCGCCGCAAACCCCTCGCTTAA
- a CDS encoding efflux RND transporter permease subunit: MPWKSVSHRLSHWVTYYPWRVLLLVFSVVVALSSGAMNLGFNSDSRVYFSKENPRLLAFEALEAVYNRTDSVFFVIQPPNDSIFNLSSLQAIAQLTQAAWQLPYSSRVDSIVNFQHSYSDNENIIIADLIPDPKALTETEILSIKKTALNEPLLVNRLVSVNGHVAGVNVNVHLPGKSPMESIRLAERARKLAGEIESQYPGVKIRISGIAMMSNAFVEVAMSDNLKLLPLMYSVIIGVLWLSLRSLSATFAVVLLIMLAMASALGTFGWFHGHLTPTSAVAPTIIMTVAVADCLHVLLAIRQNMEAGQEKKQAIQESLHSNFQPILLTSVSTMLGFLGMNFSEAPPFRDFGNIVATGVAAALFLTLTLLPSLITLLPIRPRLKQQRTERPMHHLAIFVIRYRKALLPINGLLAMILIGYAPDNELNDEFVNYFGKSIEFRQDTDFLSQHLGGIYTIEYSLDTQQEGGVQEPVFLRNLDRFNDWLKKQPETVHVNTVTDIFKRLNKNMHDDDPKYYALPDRRELASQYLLMYELSLPYGLDLNDQINADKSGTRVIVTLKNLSSKQMLAFESRSKAWLKTDMPETSIETGSTALMFAHVGQRNIRSMITGTLLVLVFISFILIGAFRSLSLGLISIIPNLTPSIAAFGIWALIDGRVGLSLSVVASITLGIVVDDTIHFISKYRHARLEKNYGCREAIRHAFSTVGEAIWITSAVLICGFIVLSFSPFTINSEMGLMTAITLTIALFLDLLLLPPLLMLWDGDANNRK; the protein is encoded by the coding sequence ATGCCTTGGAAAAGCGTCAGTCATAGATTGTCACACTGGGTAACGTATTATCCTTGGCGCGTTCTTTTGCTTGTCTTTTCGGTCGTTGTTGCATTATCGTCCGGCGCGATGAATCTTGGGTTCAATAGCGATTCACGGGTCTATTTCAGCAAGGAAAATCCGCGGCTTCTTGCTTTTGAGGCCTTAGAGGCCGTTTATAATAGAACCGATAGCGTATTTTTTGTCATTCAACCGCCGAACGATTCCATTTTTAATCTTTCCTCCCTTCAGGCCATCGCGCAATTGACTCAAGCCGCCTGGCAGCTTCCTTATTCGAGCAGAGTCGATTCTATCGTTAATTTTCAACATAGTTATTCGGACAACGAAAACATAATCATCGCCGACTTGATTCCCGACCCGAAGGCTTTGACCGAAACCGAAATTCTATCCATAAAGAAAACGGCACTGAATGAGCCCCTGCTGGTTAATAGACTGGTATCTGTAAACGGCCATGTCGCAGGCGTCAATGTTAATGTGCATTTGCCTGGAAAAAGCCCGATGGAATCGATTCGTCTTGCCGAACGAGCACGAAAGCTCGCAGGCGAAATCGAGAGTCAATATCCCGGCGTTAAAATTCGAATCAGCGGCATAGCAATGATGAGTAATGCCTTTGTTGAGGTGGCGATGAGCGATAATCTGAAATTATTGCCGCTGATGTATAGCGTTATCATTGGGGTATTATGGCTAAGCTTGAGATCGCTATCGGCGACATTCGCCGTCGTCTTGCTCATTATGTTGGCAATGGCTTCCGCGTTAGGAACATTCGGATGGTTTCATGGCCACTTAACGCCTACCTCGGCGGTCGCGCCGACCATCATCATGACGGTTGCGGTAGCCGACTGCCTCCATGTATTGCTTGCGATACGTCAAAATATGGAGGCGGGGCAAGAAAAAAAACAAGCCATTCAAGAAAGCCTACACTCGAATTTTCAGCCGATTTTACTCACCAGCGTTAGTACGATGCTCGGGTTTCTCGGCATGAACTTCAGCGAAGCGCCTCCTTTTAGGGACTTCGGCAATATCGTCGCAACCGGCGTTGCGGCTGCGCTATTCTTAACACTTACGTTGTTACCCTCGCTGATAACGCTATTGCCAATAAGACCCCGGTTAAAACAACAACGTACCGAAAGGCCCATGCATCATTTGGCCATATTCGTGATCCGTTATCGTAAAGCATTGCTACCGATCAACGGTCTGCTTGCCATGATTCTGATCGGCTATGCACCCGACAACGAATTGAACGACGAATTCGTCAACTATTTCGGGAAATCGATCGAATTCAGGCAAGACACCGATTTTCTCAGCCAACATCTCGGAGGCATATACACGATCGAATATTCGCTTGATACTCAACAGGAAGGCGGAGTACAAGAACCCGTTTTTTTGCGAAATCTCGACCGATTTAACGATTGGCTGAAAAAACAACCCGAAACCGTGCATGTCAATACCGTGACCGATATATTCAAACGACTCAATAAAAACATGCATGACGACGACCCGAAATATTACGCTTTACCCGACCGGCGCGAACTCGCCTCTCAATACCTTTTAATGTACGAATTGTCGTTGCCATACGGCTTGGACTTAAACGATCAAATCAACGCCGATAAATCAGGTACGCGGGTCATCGTCACCTTGAAGAATTTGAGCTCTAAACAAATGCTGGCATTCGAATCGCGCTCGAAAGCATGGTTAAAAACCGACATGCCGGAAACGAGCATTGAAACCGGCAGCACGGCATTGATGTTCGCCCATGTCGGGCAACGCAATATCCGCAGCATGATTACAGGAACCTTGCTCGTACTCGTCTTTATTTCGTTTATTCTAATCGGTGCATTTCGTTCGCTAAGTTTAGGACTTATCAGCATTATTCCGAATTTAACGCCTTCTATTGCCGCTTTCGGTATTTGGGCGCTCATCGACGGGCGCGTGGGTTTGAGCCTATCCGTGGTGGCAAGCATCACGCTTGGCATCGTAGTCGACGATACGATTCATTTCATCAGCAAATACCGGCATGCACGACTGGAAAAAAACTATGGCTGCAGGGAGGCAATACGACACGCCTTTTCGACCGTCGGCGAAGCGATCTGGATCACGTCAGCGGTTTTGATCTGCGGATTTATCGTCTTGAGTTTTTCGCCTTTTACGATAAATTCGGAAATGGGGTTAATGACCGCGATAACGCTAACCATCGCCTTGTTCTTGGATTTATTACTGCTGCCGCCTTTATTGATGCTGTGGGACGGCGATGCGAATAATCGCAAATGA
- a CDS encoding SLC13 family permease, whose product MLRSINLAIAIVLYLSLSHWLGGEIGLAGGGIAILITIAWLWISEALHISVTALLVPLLASASGIMAFDEALSQFADPVIFLFLGSFALAGGLQKQGLDRWIAASVIAKAGSRVDIASRYLFWLTAVLSMWISNTATTAMMLPLALGLLSPLNPKEFRSTYIYILLGVAFSANIGGIGTLVGSPPNAIAASTVGIDFGQWMLFGLPTVLLMMPLMELALRIAIRPNLQVDIETPEHEILWSRSHTLMLAVFFLTVGLWAFGAPLTRWLGIGRGYDAAVALFSLILMHGLRLVHWKDIENNVDWGVLLLFGGGLTLSLVLSSSGAGAWLAGQLGGPFAAMPVLGSLMLMIMFAMLLTEVASNTATAALLIPLFIGIAPQIDNQSIAIVVAITTSCAFLLPVATPPNAIVFGSGLVSQKQMIRSGLWVSLFILPVLFGIAAVIR is encoded by the coding sequence ATGTTACGATCGATTAATCTTGCCATTGCGATCGTGCTGTATTTGAGTCTGAGTCACTGGTTGGGCGGCGAAATCGGCCTTGCCGGCGGCGGTATTGCCATATTGATCACTATCGCTTGGTTATGGATTAGCGAAGCACTCCATATCAGCGTGACCGCGCTACTAGTCCCCTTGCTGGCCTCGGCGAGCGGCATAATGGCTTTTGACGAGGCGCTTAGCCAATTTGCCGACCCGGTTATTTTTCTATTTCTCGGCAGCTTCGCTCTCGCTGGCGGCTTACAGAAACAAGGACTTGATCGCTGGATTGCGGCCTCGGTGATTGCAAAGGCGGGCAGCCGTGTCGATATCGCATCGCGCTATCTATTCTGGTTAACCGCCGTCTTATCGATGTGGATCAGCAACACCGCAACCACCGCGATGATGCTACCGCTGGCGCTCGGCCTGTTATCGCCTTTAAACCCCAAGGAATTCCGCTCGACCTACATCTACATCCTGCTCGGAGTAGCGTTCTCAGCCAACATCGGCGGCATAGGAACCCTTGTCGGAAGCCCGCCAAACGCTATTGCGGCATCCACTGTCGGTATCGATTTCGGCCAATGGATGCTGTTCGGTCTACCCACTGTATTGCTCATGATGCCGCTAATGGAATTGGCCTTACGCATTGCGATTCGTCCGAATTTACAGGTCGATATAGAAACTCCGGAGCACGAAATCCTTTGGTCTCGATCTCATACTTTAATGCTGGCGGTATTTTTCCTGACGGTAGGACTTTGGGCATTCGGAGCACCGCTGACTCGATGGCTGGGTATCGGCCGCGGTTACGATGCGGCGGTAGCCCTATTCTCGCTGATTTTGATGCACGGATTGCGTTTAGTTCATTGGAAAGATATTGAGAACAATGTCGACTGGGGCGTATTGCTGCTATTCGGCGGAGGCCTTACACTCAGTCTCGTTTTGTCCTCTAGCGGTGCGGGCGCATGGCTCGCCGGACAACTCGGCGGCCCTTTTGCCGCGATGCCCGTATTAGGCAGTCTTATGCTGATGATCATGTTCGCCATGCTGCTTACCGAAGTTGCCAGTAACACGGCTACTGCGGCACTGCTGATACCTTTGTTTATCGGTATAGCGCCTCAGATCGATAATCAATCGATCGCTATCGTAGTGGCCATTACGACTTCTTGCGCCTTCTTGCTTCCGGTCGCGACGCCGCCGAATGCGATAGTTTTCGGTAGCGGCTTAGTGTCGCAAAAACAAATGATCCGTAGCGGTTTATGGGTCAGCCTATTCATTCTGCCGGTGTTATTCGGAATCGCAGCCGTGATTCGGTAG